GTTTCCTCGTAGTGTGCCAATGCATGTGAGCTTCCTTGTATACCAACCTGTTCTCTACCACAACCTATATGTCCACAGTGAAGACATAGCCACAAGTTGTTGTCTAGATCACATTTATTACAAGTTTTCTCAACTTCCTTCTCTATATCTGGAATAACAAAATCATTGGTATGACTACAAGGAAGGATATCTAATTGCCAGGTAGTTTTCATCTCTTGATAACCAGCTGATTTCGCCCTGATTATTTGCTCCAATTTATTTACCACAGACTGATCATGTTTGTCTTTCTCACTACTCATCATAACCGTCTCTAGAGTTCCATCATGGTAATTCAATAGCGACCAATGATACTCGTAAAGTTCGTCATCCGAAAGGTCCTGGACTTCCAAtttcaacttcttctcctGAGATTGCTCTGACGTCTGAGACTTCTCTAGTTTGTATGCATTTAAATACACATCATGCACAGTTTGCAAAGAGTTTTGAACAACTCTCTGGTGGAAATTGACATGGTCCCTACAGAAACCTTGGAAACATAATAAGCAGATATTCAATTGGTTTTCAGGGGCAGCTTCGTGATCATCTCTAGAGGAATGGTTCACCATGGTTTTAAAGCAGTAGCCACAGTCATCCTTGTAAATGGTGCTTGGGATGTCAACATCTTTTacaaattgaagaagctcTGTGCTGTGCATTAGATATACTGTTGAATTTATCAGCTACCCAGGCTCAAATGTTGGCTTGCCACTTAAAACAGTTCCATCATTTCCAGTATTTGAAATGGCAGAATTCTTCTATTTTTATACGGCGGCAATTGAACTAAGGTACAAACACCAAGTGACGGCGAAGAACAACATAATTTGGTATAAAACACTATATACATCTAATGGTCAGATGAATTCAAGGTTTCCATGTTAGATAACCAGCAGCATCGACATTGCACTTCATATCAATAATAAAGGAGACAAGATTCTTTACTCCAACCTTACCTTTTGAGAGTTCGTCATATTCCGAAAAGTACTTGATGGCTTCTTGTTTGGTCACAGCAAATGATCTACCTGATTCATCAGAGCCAGTAATGTAACTTTCAACCCTGGATGCAGGAGGAAGACTGTACTTTGCGTGGTGAGGGTATTTTTTAAAGGTGAAGCCGTCAATTTCTCGAAGGGATAATTGTGAAGTAGGGTCTGATGATAACAATGAAGAAATCTTAGAAGTAGAAATATCATGTTGTTTCCAATTGAATGGAGTTTTATTTCTTTGAATTAGCTTATGTCTGACAGCATCGGGAAATTCACTCATACCTGGTTTAGCCATGTTGCTAGAAGTAACCAAGTCCTGTTTTAATGCTGATTGGATGTCATTGAAGTAGTTCCTGCGGAATTGCTCTCTTGTGACTTCCATTGAAACAATAGATAATTTATTCAACCTATTCTTAACAGAAGAGGCAAAAGACTTAGCTTCTGGCGACCATGTTGAAGACGTGGAAATATCTTGCAACTTTTCAATCAGCTCCTTCACAGTGTAGTCAAGGTTAAAGACACTTTCGATTACCGCTAACTTCTCTGCCGAGTAAGCAAACTGGTGGCCTTCTGGCAAAGGAGACTCAAATTCCAGCAATGCCTTGTTCGTCATATCAAACATAGCCTCCGGATTATCAGATGGTGGTAGTTCCGACAATCTATTACGGACGTTATCGATATTATCACTGGTGACGTAATGAGAAGCTAAACCAGCCAAATATGCGTCTGCTCCAGATAAAATATCACCTGTTAAACATAAGTAGTATCCGAATTGACCGTCAGAATTAGCTACAGTTAGTAGTCGGGGTAGTGCAAAAGTGGTGCCGACATCCGGATATAATCCAATATCCATCTCCGGCATAGCCCAACGAGTATTTTCTGTAGCTATACGGAACGGATTATGGATGCTTAGTCCTACACCACCACCCATAGTGATACCGTCCATTATCGTTACAACAGGTTTTGGGTATGATGCAAGCAACCAGTTCAACGAATATTCCAGTTCAAAAAAGTTTTGTTGCTTCCTATCTTTAATTGAAGGATCATGTTGAGTAACGGCAACCACATCACCGCCAGCACAGAACGCTCTAGGGCTACACGATGAGTCCAGAATTACAAGATTAGTCGATTTGCTTTTGGCATATTCTTGCATTGTTGGTAGTATTACCTCACACATTTCATTGTTCAGGGCATTGAGCTTTTTAGGCCTGTTAAGGGTAACCCTTCTTGCAGTATTAAGTACCTTAAATTCCACCAATGAACTCATTAGCCTCTTTCGATTTACTTGTTTGATCGATTGTCTCAGCATCTTTATTcttgtatatatagttTAACAAGTTTACAGTATTAAGGCAATTAATTAAAATGAGGGTAAACTCTGAACCCGACAATAGATACCGGTTATCGACAATTTGATTGCCTTAGCTTCGTAAACAGGAGATAAGTGTCGATCCTTACAACAGTTTTCTATTGCGTCTACAGGTGGGGTATGTAATAAAGATTTACATACACATCATCATCAACGATATTTACCCGGCTTTAAAATCGCCATGCGTACATCACGGTAAAGGCCTAAACGTCCGTTACATAAGTGCAATTGGCGGCCGACGAGAAGACGAGTGGGAAAGACAACTTATACCCGCTGCACGAAAGACCCTGACAATTTTGGTCAAAGTAGCTGAATAAGTTTAAGTTATTGACACTCAAAATTCCGCGCTATTTGAATGGAATTAAACAATGCGTGTTTCTTAGATAAAGTGGCTAATGTTAAAGGTTGAAATTAATAAGTAGAATGGTTGGTATGATGAAGTCAGTCAGCCTCAACAGGAATAAGCAGACTTCAATGCACTATAGTAACGCAAGTAAATATCAGTTTTGCATAGTAGCCGTATTTTTGCTAAAAAGTTTAAAACTGCCAGTTTATTCTGACATTGCTGATCCGGTGTAACTTTTAGCTGGTATCATACAAGGAAATACGTGTAGTAAGCATGACCACAACTTTAATCATGGATCCTGAAACCAGAAGATTGATACATGGGAATTGAGAGAATAATTTGCTTTGCCATTTGTTATTGCACCATTTCATTAATGCTAGCTGACTCACATCCGATAAGCTCAATTCTAGGTCTGGCCCAATTCAGGCCGTAAGCCTCTATAAAAACCTTTTTTTTGCGGTATGTTATCCATGCAATCTGAAATCCAAAATCATTGAACTTCAGATGAACTATAAGCAGTTTGAAATTTAAGTATCTGTTTCCGTTAACAGTTTTAATTTACCATCCATTGTAAAACAGGTTCTGAGCTATGAGGTATATGAAGTCCGCATTTGAACTTCATTAAAACAATTGTGATTGTAGTAGGATAGAAAAGTTGTTGTTTGCGAAGTGTTTTTCCGACTTTAAATTTGAAGTTATATGCGGCAAAACATACTCAATTATCGATCTCTAAACGAATAGAAGCAATGAGGATTGCAAAACAAATATTACTAGTTTTTATTCTTCCATGATAACAGCTTTTGGCAAATAAAACTGTACCTAAAGTACTATAAAGTTTGCCGAACCATGAGACAGTAGTTATTCACATGGAATTATATTCCAGGGCGGTGAACCCTCTAACATAGAATAGAAGCTAATATTTGAATTATGAACTGCTAGCGATACCGATTCTAAATACTTAATTTCCACGTTTGACGAGCTTTGCTTATTAATTATGCATCTATTAACGTTTttataaatatatttcaaAATTATATGCTATTATTTTGAGTATTCTGACGAAACCACCATTATTATACATAGAACTCAACCCAATTGATCAGAACTCACATACATTAAGCCCTTCCAGCTCTGATCCAAAATACCATAAAGGCTCACTAACCATTTCACCAAGCCAAATAAAGACAAGATGAACATCACAAGAAAAAGTGTATGTAAACAGAAAGCATCAAAATCTGTCATTAAATAGTATGGCAAATGGACGTAGTACATCCAATAGAGTTGTTCTATGAAATTCCGGACACTTTCAATAATTCCACCATTTGATTCTTCAACATTAGTTGGCGTGTAAACCATAGTGCCCCGCTCCTTCTTGTACGGCTTATAGGCCGTATTAGACTTAGTCATAACTGAGGAATCGCAATATGCAACTGGATCGTAGAAAGGTAATCTTAAGCCTGACCTATGATATTTAATTATCATTCGTTAATTCATGTTGGCAGAGTTTAAGTCCCCAACACCGATGCCGAGGTCATTTGACACGAGGACAGGACACATTTCTTCTGAGAATCTCTGTTGGTGAATCCTTGTAATATTGAGTACGATGATGTATGCCTAACCAAAGAGACACTGTAATCAGCTTTAGGGTTACATAGAGTAGTAATCTAGATAAATAGATGAGAGTTAATGTAATGTCCACGCTATCATGTCTTAAAAACGCCAAAGATAGACCGCCTTCTAGGAGGTGAGGAAGACAGTTCTCGTTTAGAAGTCTTTATAAGCTCTGAGTCCGTGGTAGATTTCTTGCCTGAGGTAGATTGCTTATGGGAACCAGCGTTATCGCTAACGGAAGCATTGGCATTGTTTTGGTTATTATTAATGTACTGATGATTTTGGTGTTTTGAAAATGGGACATTGTATTGTGTAGGagatgaggaagaagataGATCAATTTCCTGGAAGTTCAAGTCTAGAGATGGCCGAGTATTGCGAACGCTAGGCAGCACATGCTCTTCATCGTGTTTAGAGGACTGAAGTGTATTCTGAAGTGAAGAGCTTCTATGATGTTGTACTGTAGAGCCAGCTAGCTGTTCATCCTTATGTGACAAGTCTAAAGTTATACTTTCACTTGTCAATACAATGCTCTGGTTATCGGAACCAGTTTCTTCTCGATCATCGTTCCCACTCAGGCTTCCATTTCGTGAGAGGTTAACCTGATTATAAGTCAAATCCAAACCAATATCTGCAGCTTTTTCTGAAGTCGACAGTGTAAGCAATGGCGGTTCACTATCACTTGGCGTTTCTGGAGAGGCATAGCTAGCCGATGCAATAT
This window of the Eremothecium sinecaudum strain ATCC 58844 chromosome VII, complete sequence genome carries:
- the EHD3 gene encoding mitochondrial 37S ribosomal protein mS47 (Syntenic homolog of Ashbya gossypii AGR024C; Syntenic homolog of Saccharomyces cerevisiae YDR036C (EHD3)), which gives rise to MLRQSIKQVNRKRLMSSLVEFKVLNTARRVTLNRPKKLNALNNEMCEVILPTMQEYAKSKSTNLVILDSSCSPRAFCAGGDVVAVTQHDPSIKDRKQQNFFELEYSLNWLLASYPKPVVTIMDGITMGGGVGLSIHNPFRIATENTRWAMPEMDIGLYPDVGTTFALPRLLTVANSDGQFGYYLCLTGDILSGADAYLAGLASHYVTSDNIDNVRNRLSELPPSDNPEAMFDMTNKALLEFESPLPEGHQFAYSAEKLAVIESVFNLDYTVKELIEKLQDISTSSTWSPEAKSFASSVKNRLNKLSIVSMEVTREQFRRNYFNDIQSALKQDLVTSSNMAKPGMSEFPDAVRHKLIQRNKTPFNWKQHDISTSKISSLLSSDPTSQLSLREIDGFTFKKYPHHAKYSLPPASRVESYITGSDESGRSFAVTKQEAIKYFSEYDELSKGKVGVKNLVSFIIDMKCNVDAAGYLTWKP
- the TSC3 gene encoding Tsc3p (Syntenic homolog of Ashbya gossypii AGR026C; Syntenic homolog of Saccharomyces cerevisiae YBR058C-A (TSC3)), producing the protein MIIKYHRSGLRLPFYDPVAYCDSSVMTKSNTAYKPYKKERGTMVYTPTNVEESNGGIIESVRNFIEQLYWMYYVHLPYYLMTDFDAFCLHTLFLVMFILSLFGLVKWLVSLYGILDQSWKGLMYVSSDQLG